From the Sphingomonas aliaeris genome, one window contains:
- a CDS encoding polysaccharide deacetylase family protein — protein sequence MVDWPEAFGTRFTVMVDTEEEFDWRAPLSSANRSVTAIAALPEAHRRFADSGMPLTYLIDHPVATDPAALEILRHLIEDGRSAVGTQLHPWVNPPHEEEVAPHNTFVGNLPATLEAAKLDILTEAIATGVGVRPRIYRAGRYGIGPATLRLLSDRGYLIDSSMRSAYDYSAEAGPDFTAIPNHAFWCGPGNAMIELPLTTVFTGAVRSGGTSLYRTLGHIPRGRGLFARTHLMSRVALTPEDMPVADALEAIAVALGQGVRLLNFAFHSPSLVPGHTPYVRDQADLRRFHLWWDIVLTDLARRNVRPASLDDLIHASSKA from the coding sequence ATGGTGGATTGGCCGGAAGCGTTCGGCACGCGCTTCACCGTGATGGTCGACACGGAAGAGGAATTCGACTGGCGCGCGCCGCTGTCCAGCGCGAACCGTTCCGTCACGGCGATCGCCGCGCTGCCCGAGGCACATCGACGGTTCGCCGATAGCGGCATGCCGCTGACCTATCTGATCGATCACCCCGTCGCGACCGATCCCGCTGCGCTGGAGATTTTGCGCCACTTGATCGAGGACGGGCGATCCGCGGTCGGGACGCAACTTCATCCCTGGGTGAATCCCCCGCACGAAGAGGAGGTCGCACCGCACAACACCTTCGTCGGCAATCTGCCTGCGACGTTGGAAGCAGCCAAGCTCGATATCCTCACGGAGGCGATCGCCACCGGGGTCGGCGTGCGCCCCCGCATCTACCGCGCTGGGCGATACGGCATCGGCCCTGCGACGCTCCGATTGTTATCCGATCGTGGCTACCTGATCGATAGCTCGATGCGTTCGGCTTATGATTACAGCGCCGAAGCCGGGCCGGACTTTACCGCCATACCGAACCACGCGTTCTGGTGCGGCCCCGGCAACGCGATGATCGAACTGCCGTTGACGACGGTCTTCACGGGCGCCGTACGGTCGGGCGGCACGTCCTTGTATCGAACGCTCGGGCACATTCCACGCGGACGCGGCCTGTTCGCGCGAACACATCTGATGTCGCGTGTCGCGCTGACGCCGGAGGATATGCCCGTCGCCGATGCGCTGGAAGCGATCGCGGTCGCGCTGGGGCAGGGCGTTCGTCTGCTAAACTTCGCCTTCCATTCGCCATCGCTCGTTCCCGGACACACGCCGTACGTCCGGGACCAGGCCGACCTGAGACGCTTTCATCTATGGTGGGATATCGTCCTGACCGACCTGGCACGGCGGAATGTGCGTCCGGCATCGCTGGACGACCTGATACACGCCTCTTCAAAGGCCTGA
- a CDS encoding sensor histidine kinase: MRFDDSLETVLSAEMSSPFGAQSTWRQLVDLIGRRRTPATPDAIARLQSIRSDVPALVRAASARALAEADPPAALVRLFCDEDISIAAPVLRAARLETEEWIALLPGMSSAARSVLRHRRDLPADVVRALEVFGPQDFRLPAMIETGAETPLILTDSLPAVEAVPVTPPETEAASDTAFVSVGAIARNLPVFAEALRQADTVEPEQPAQPVEETGDGPFQIADLVARIDAYKRNRDDHAPHAANEDRSDPNDALSSQSLAFRFETDPQGIVRWIEGATRAALIGTSLDFATHPGDSRVDGVAAGAFRRRTGFSDARLLVEGRSDAAGEWRISGVPVFEPASGRFTGYRGTARRPRMDESATPSRADRKPAAESLRHLVHELRTPTNAIAGFAEMIETQLLGPVPQGYRDQAATIRRQTADLLTAIEDIDMAARLESDALDLRADSVPVGDLLRQVASDLAPLATLRGTRLTIDCEPHDLAIAGDERAVERLVGRVMATLVASGGSGETIGIAARLIADTHAILTFDRPKTLAAFGNEALMSIDAEVVAEVEGAPLLGTGFALRLARNLAIELGGTLSIDAQRLTLRLPAAVITHVEQASSS; encoded by the coding sequence TTGCGCTTCGACGACAGCCTCGAGACGGTCCTATCGGCAGAAATGTCGTCGCCGTTCGGCGCGCAATCGACATGGCGGCAATTGGTGGATCTGATCGGACGGCGTCGGACCCCGGCCACGCCCGACGCGATTGCCCGGCTGCAGTCGATCCGGTCCGACGTGCCGGCGCTGGTCCGCGCCGCAAGTGCGCGCGCGCTGGCCGAAGCCGATCCGCCCGCCGCGCTGGTCAGACTGTTCTGCGACGAGGATATCTCGATCGCCGCCCCCGTGCTTCGCGCCGCGCGCCTGGAGACGGAGGAATGGATCGCTCTCTTGCCGGGCATGTCGTCGGCCGCTCGTTCCGTCCTGCGCCACCGGCGCGATCTTCCGGCGGACGTCGTCCGGGCGCTGGAAGTATTCGGCCCTCAGGATTTCCGCCTGCCGGCGATGATCGAGACCGGGGCCGAAACGCCGCTGATCCTGACCGACTCCCTGCCCGCGGTCGAGGCCGTGCCGGTCACGCCCCCTGAGACCGAGGCTGCTTCGGACACGGCCTTCGTCTCCGTCGGCGCGATTGCGCGTAACCTGCCGGTCTTTGCCGAGGCGCTTCGCCAAGCTGACACCGTCGAACCCGAGCAGCCGGCGCAACCCGTCGAGGAAACCGGCGACGGACCGTTCCAGATCGCGGACCTCGTTGCCCGGATCGACGCCTATAAGCGCAACCGCGACGATCATGCGCCGCATGCCGCGAACGAGGATCGGTCGGATCCGAACGACGCACTTTCGTCGCAATCGCTCGCCTTCCGGTTCGAGACCGACCCACAGGGTATCGTGCGCTGGATCGAAGGCGCGACCCGCGCCGCGTTAATCGGCACGTCGCTGGATTTCGCGACGCATCCCGGCGACTCGCGGGTCGATGGAGTGGCGGCAGGCGCTTTCCGCCGCCGGACGGGGTTTTCCGATGCCCGCCTGCTCGTCGAGGGGCGATCGGACGCCGCGGGCGAATGGCGTATCTCCGGCGTCCCCGTGTTCGAACCGGCGAGCGGGCGCTTCACCGGCTATCGTGGCACGGCACGCCGCCCGCGCATGGACGAAAGTGCGACACCGTCCCGCGCCGATCGGAAGCCGGCCGCTGAATCGCTTCGGCATCTGGTTCACGAACTGCGCACCCCGACCAACGCGATCGCGGGCTTTGCCGAGATGATCGAGACTCAATTGCTCGGCCCGGTCCCGCAGGGGTATCGCGATCAGGCCGCGACGATCCGCCGCCAGACCGCCGATCTGCTGACCGCGATCGAGGATATCGACATGGCGGCGCGGCTCGAATCGGATGCACTCGATCTTCGCGCCGATAGCGTCCCCGTTGGCGATCTCCTGCGACAGGTTGCATCGGATCTCGCGCCGCTCGCCACGCTCCGGGGCACCAGGCTGACGATCGATTGCGAACCGCACGATCTCGCCATCGCCGGGGACGAGCGCGCGGTCGAACGTCTCGTCGGCCGGGTCATGGCGACATTGGTCGCGTCGGGCGGTTCGGGCGAGACGATCGGGATCGCGGCACGCCTGATCGCGGATACGCACGCGATCCTGACCTTCGATCGGCCCAAGACGCTCGCTGCGTTCGGGAACGAGGCGTTGATGTCAATCGATGCCGAAGTCGTCGCCGAGGTCGAGGGCGCACCGCTTCTGGGCACCGGATTTGCCCTGCGCCTCGCTCGCAACCTCGCGATCGAACTGGGCGGAACGCTCTCGATCGACGCGCAGCGCTTGACTTTGCGTCTGCCCGCCGCCGTTATCACGCATGTGGAGCAGGCATCCTCTAGCTGA
- a CDS encoding Lrp/AsnC family transcriptional regulator, with product MAFDQIDRQILTFLQEDGRMTNVDLAERVGLTAPPCLRRVRALEDAGAIRGYHAELDPAALGYPITVFAMVSLRSQAEHDLAAFENHVAAIPEIRECHMLNGEIDFILKIVAADLKSFQDILTTHLTPAPNVASVKTSLTIRTAKALPGIPVRME from the coding sequence ATGGCGTTTGATCAGATCGACAGACAGATTCTGACGTTTCTTCAGGAAGATGGTCGAATGACCAATGTCGATCTGGCGGAACGTGTCGGCCTGACCGCGCCGCCGTGCCTGCGCCGCGTACGGGCGCTGGAAGATGCGGGCGCCATCCGCGGGTATCATGCGGAACTGGATCCCGCCGCGCTCGGCTATCCGATCACCGTATTCGCGATGGTCAGTCTGCGCAGCCAGGCGGAACACGATCTTGCAGCGTTCGAGAATCATGTCGCCGCGATTCCTGAGATCAGGGAATGTCATATGCTGAATGGCGAGATCGACTTCATCCTGAAGATCGTCGCGGCGGACCTGAAGAGTTTCCAGGACATATTGACGACCCACCTGACGCCTGCGCCCAACGTCGCGAGCGTCAAGACGTCGCTGACGATCCGGACGGCGAAGGCACTGCCCGGCATTCCGGTGCGAATGGAATAA
- a CDS encoding tetratricopeptide repeat protein, with protein sequence MNTRKTLPRAAFAAALIATTSSIAVVMPAEAKKKEEAPAGPKVSPEIRNSVVAAQAALTAKDFATAETNIAAVEAAAKTDDERYFGQVLRLQLEANKLGPTSTDAPLTPMIDALIANPSTPKTELGRFTYMRANISYNAKQYPAALAGYQRAKELGYTTPNLPLQLARAKILNGDPSGGAADLEAMVAAEKAAGRKPDEDLYKYTITALQKTTDVAATQRWTRDWLYAYPTQKNWHTAIFVFGFQGANQKLITKRERVDLFRLLRATGSLAGEQEYLEYADLAVEIGVATESQSVIKDGKASGKLAATNANVARISADAASQLAKEGSAAAQEKTAAASPNGLSAAGTGDFYLGNNNYPKAIEMYKLALAKGGDKVNVDEVNTHLGIAYLQSGDKASAKAAFALVKNGLRAQIAQLWTTWADAPGAPTA encoded by the coding sequence GTGAACACCCGGAAAACATTGCCCCGCGCCGCTTTTGCCGCCGCATTGATCGCCACGACCAGCAGCATCGCCGTCGTGATGCCCGCCGAGGCGAAGAAGAAGGAAGAGGCGCCGGCAGGACCCAAGGTCAGCCCCGAAATCCGCAATTCGGTCGTCGCGGCGCAGGCCGCGCTGACGGCCAAGGACTTCGCCACCGCGGAAACGAACATCGCCGCTGTAGAGGCCGCCGCAAAGACCGATGACGAGCGCTATTTCGGCCAGGTCCTTCGTCTCCAGCTCGAAGCGAACAAGCTCGGACCGACGAGCACGGATGCGCCGCTCACTCCGATGATCGATGCGCTGATCGCCAACCCGTCGACGCCCAAGACCGAGCTCGGCCGCTTCACCTATATGCGCGCCAATATCTCGTACAATGCCAAGCAATATCCGGCGGCGCTCGCCGGCTATCAGCGCGCCAAGGAACTCGGCTACACGACGCCGAACCTGCCGCTGCAGCTTGCCCGCGCGAAGATCCTGAACGGGGATCCGTCGGGCGGAGCCGCCGATCTGGAAGCGATGGTCGCCGCCGAAAAGGCTGCGGGCCGGAAGCCGGACGAGGATCTCTACAAGTACACGATCACCGCGCTGCAGAAGACGACCGATGTCGCCGCGACGCAGCGTTGGACGCGTGACTGGCTGTATGCCTATCCCACGCAGAAGAACTGGCACACCGCGATCTTCGTGTTCGGTTTCCAGGGCGCCAATCAGAAGCTGATCACCAAGCGCGAACGCGTCGATCTGTTCCGCCTCTTGCGTGCTACGGGATCGCTCGCGGGTGAGCAGGAATATCTGGAATATGCCGATCTTGCCGTCGAAATCGGCGTCGCGACGGAAAGCCAGTCGGTGATCAAGGACGGCAAGGCCAGCGGCAAGCTCGCCGCGACCAACGCCAACGTCGCTCGCATCTCGGCAGACGCCGCGTCTCAGCTCGCGAAGGAAGGCTCGGCCGCCGCTCAGGAAAAGACTGCTGCGGCATCGCCGAACGGTCTCTCCGCCGCGGGTACCGGCGACTTCTACCTCGGCAACAACAATTATCCCAAGGCGATCGAGATGTATAAGCTCGCGCTCGCCAAGGGTGGCGACAAGGTGAACGTCGATGAGGTGAACACCCATCTCGGCATCGCCTATCTCCAGTCGGGCGACAAGGCGTCGGCCAAGGCCGCGTTCGCATTGGTCAAGAACGGCCTGCGCGCCCAGATCGCGCAGTTGTGGACGACGTGGGCGGACGCCCCCGGCGCTCCGACCGCCTGA
- the yaaA gene encoding peroxide stress protein YaaA: protein MIATLSPAKTLDYETPVPEVKPSAPRFADDAEKLARSAANLSQKRLSELMSISKPLAKLNADRFAGFMEQEQRPALYAFAGDVYTGLEAKTLDDAAVTFAQGHVRMLSGLYGLLRPLDAMRPYRLEMGTRWAPRRKSLYEYWDGRIADLLADDLEEEGSGVVLNLASQEYWHAVDGKLPAGVRVIEVDFREPGPKGPRFVSFNAKRARGMMARFLCEHHIDDVEGMKGFDSDGYAFDPAESSENRWRFMRS from the coding sequence ATGATCGCCACGCTCTCCCCCGCCAAGACGCTCGACTATGAAACGCCTGTTCCGGAGGTGAAGCCGAGCGCGCCGCGCTTCGCGGACGATGCGGAGAAACTCGCCCGGTCGGCGGCGAACCTCAGCCAAAAGCGGCTGTCCGAACTGATGAGCATTTCGAAGCCGCTGGCGAAACTGAATGCCGATCGTTTCGCGGGGTTCATGGAGCAGGAGCAGCGGCCGGCGCTGTATGCCTTTGCAGGCGACGTCTATACCGGACTGGAGGCGAAGACGCTGGACGATGCGGCGGTGACGTTCGCGCAGGGGCATGTGCGGATGCTTTCCGGCCTATACGGGCTGCTGCGTCCGCTGGACGCGATGCGGCCATACCGGCTGGAAATGGGCACGCGCTGGGCACCGCGACGCAAGAGCCTGTACGAGTATTGGGACGGCCGAATCGCCGATCTGCTGGCGGACGATCTGGAAGAGGAGGGATCGGGCGTTGTGCTGAATCTCGCGAGCCAGGAATATTGGCATGCGGTGGACGGTAAGCTGCCCGCTGGCGTCCGGGTGATCGAGGTGGACTTCCGCGAGCCCGGCCCGAAAGGCCCGCGCTTCGTGAGCTTCAACGCGAAGCGCGCGCGCGGGATGATGGCTCGGTTCCTGTGCGAACATCATATCGACGATGTCGAGGGGATGAAGGGCTTCGACAGCGACGGATATGCCTTCGATCCCGCCGAAAGCAGCGAGAATCGCTGGCGGTTCATGCGCTCGTGA
- a CDS encoding SDR family NAD(P)-dependent oxidoreductase, with product MSGSAVIIGASGGIGAALEAALIEEEAFDVVHGFARSRSRSQHIDLEDETTIAAAAETVAKGPPPSLVIIATGLLHDGDRGPEKSMRELDAEWLARNYAINTIGPALIAKHFLPLGQKGVKSTFAALSARVGSISDNKMGGWYGYRASKAALNMMIRSLAIEEKRRNDRSIVVALHPGTVDTTLSKPFQGNVQPGRLFETGRAAVQLLDVIDGLKVTDSGRIFAWDGAEIPA from the coding sequence GTGAGCGGCTCGGCCGTCATCATCGGCGCATCGGGCGGGATCGGCGCGGCGCTGGAAGCGGCGTTGATCGAGGAAGAGGCGTTCGACGTCGTCCACGGCTTTGCGCGGTCGAGGTCCAGATCGCAGCACATCGATCTGGAAGACGAAACGACGATCGCCGCAGCGGCTGAAACCGTCGCGAAGGGCCCGCCCCCCAGCCTCGTCATCATCGCAACCGGGCTGTTGCACGACGGCGATCGCGGCCCGGAAAAGTCGATGCGCGAACTGGATGCCGAATGGCTGGCGCGGAATTATGCAATCAACACGATCGGTCCCGCATTGATCGCGAAGCATTTCCTGCCGCTCGGGCAGAAAGGCGTGAAATCCACCTTCGCCGCACTGTCCGCGCGCGTGGGCAGCATATCCGACAACAAGATGGGCGGCTGGTACGGATATCGCGCATCGAAGGCGGCGCTGAACATGATGATCCGGTCGCTGGCGATCGAGGAGAAGCGGCGCAACGACCGCAGCATCGTCGTCGCGCTGCATCCGGGCACGGTCGACACGACGCTGTCCAAACCGTTTCAGGGCAATGTGCAGCCCGGCCGGCTGTTCGAGACGGGGCGCGCGGCGGTGCAGTTGCTGGACGTGATCGACGGGCTGAAGGTCACCGACAGCGGCAGGATCTTCGCCTGGGACGGGGCCGAGATCCCCGCCTGA
- a CDS encoding DUF952 domain-containing protein, whose protein sequence is MSELPMTAYKVLTGEQMAELETSGRFAGAPVDLADGYIHLSTCDQLAETIDKHFSGQDNLHVAAVDLGAFGDIRWEESRGGQLFPHIYGSDLLLETVIAYGPLERLADGQVKLPVAG, encoded by the coding sequence ATGAGCGAATTGCCGATGACCGCGTACAAGGTGCTGACGGGCGAGCAGATGGCGGAACTGGAGACGTCGGGCCGGTTCGCGGGCGCGCCGGTCGATCTGGCCGATGGGTACATCCATCTGTCGACTTGCGACCAGCTGGCCGAGACGATCGACAAGCACTTCTCAGGACAGGATAATCTGCACGTTGCCGCGGTCGATCTGGGTGCGTTCGGCGATATCCGATGGGAGGAATCGCGCGGTGGACAGTTGTTTCCGCACATCTATGGCAGCGATCTTCTGCTGGAGACGGTGATCGCCTATGGACCGTTGGAACGGTTGGCCGACGGGCAGGTGAAGTTGCCGGTTGCGGGCTAG
- a CDS encoding DUF488 domain-containing protein, with the protein MKIFTIGYEATTMADFLATLKTAGVQRVIDVRALPLSRRPGFSKSSLAASLFDAGIGYVHLKALGTPKPGRDAAKKGDVATLKAVYADQLELPEAQVQAAQMLELAREMPSALLCFERDPCHCHRTLLLEAVGEGAEVVDLYT; encoded by the coding sequence ATGAAGATATTCACGATCGGATACGAAGCCACAACAATGGCCGACTTCCTCGCCACGCTCAAAACCGCCGGCGTCCAGCGCGTGATCGACGTCCGCGCGCTGCCGCTCTCCCGCCGCCCCGGCTTCTCCAAATCCTCGCTCGCGGCGTCCCTGTTCGATGCCGGGATCGGCTATGTCCACCTCAAGGCGCTCGGGACGCCCAAGCCGGGCAGGGATGCGGCGAAGAAGGGCGACGTCGCGACGCTGAAGGCGGTCTATGCCGATCAGCTCGAATTGCCGGAGGCGCAGGTCCAGGCCGCGCAGATGCTGGAGCTCGCGCGCGAAATGCCGAGCGCCTTGTTATGCTTCGAGCGCGATCCCTGCCACTGCCACCGCACCTTGTTGCTGGAGGCCGTAGGCGAGGGGGCCGAGGTGGTCGATCTCTACACCTGA
- a CDS encoding lysoplasmalogenase family protein — MNRLILAAALIAGIGFQLVKDLPPAPMIVAWKGAGVALLAIWAGSQARDRDGWLIAAALAFGALGDVLLETSGTVPGALAFLVGHVVAITLYLRCRRGSIRKSIGTATGIGLIVAIMGYLLTRDLGVAVYAFGLGAMAGGALASRFVLPLVGPGVVLFIGSDLLIFAKGSALAGSALPGLMIWPTYFAAQALIAIGVVRGLHGHARRPISAR; from the coding sequence ATGAACCGCCTCATCCTTGCCGCCGCGCTGATTGCCGGTATCGGCTTCCAGCTCGTGAAGGATCTCCCGCCAGCCCCGATGATCGTCGCGTGGAAGGGCGCAGGCGTCGCACTTCTCGCGATCTGGGCGGGGTCGCAGGCGCGGGATCGAGACGGATGGCTGATCGCCGCCGCACTCGCGTTCGGCGCATTGGGCGACGTGTTGCTGGAAACCTCCGGCACGGTGCCGGGCGCGCTCGCATTCCTCGTCGGACATGTCGTCGCGATCACCCTCTACCTGCGCTGCCGCCGGGGTTCGATCCGCAAGTCGATCGGCACGGCCACCGGCATCGGACTAATCGTCGCGATCATGGGCTACCTCCTGACCCGCGATCTCGGCGTTGCGGTCTATGCCTTCGGGCTGGGCGCGATGGCCGGCGGCGCCCTGGCCAGCCGCTTCGTGCTCCCGCTCGTCGGCCCCGGCGTCGTCTTGTTCATTGGCTCCGACCTGCTGATCTTCGCGAAGGGCAGCGCGCTTGCCGGCTCCGCCCTGCCGGGTCTCATGATCTGGCCGACCTATTTCGCCGCGCAGGCCTTGATCGCGATCGGCGTCGTTCGCGGATTGCATGGCCATGCGCGCAGGCCCATCTCGGCACGATGA
- a CDS encoding GbsR/MarR family transcriptional regulator, protein MKLYDHPDVKAFVLHWGEMGTHWGVARSVAQVHALLYLSDRPLHAEEIVETLGLARSNVSTALKELQNYAIVRRVHVEGDRRDHFTAETDLWDMLMRIAAERKRREIDPTIALLNELAGRLAKDDTAPAHVRERIGRMHEFLSTLGTWYDQVRVLPKSTLVTLMKLGGSVARLIPGRKSSPND, encoded by the coding sequence ATGAAACTGTACGACCATCCCGATGTGAAAGCCTTCGTCCTCCACTGGGGTGAGATGGGGACGCATTGGGGCGTCGCACGATCGGTCGCGCAGGTTCATGCGCTGTTGTATCTCAGCGATCGGCCGCTCCATGCGGAGGAGATTGTCGAGACGCTCGGGCTCGCGCGGTCGAACGTCTCGACTGCGCTGAAGGAGTTGCAGAATTATGCGATCGTTCGGCGCGTGCATGTTGAGGGCGACCGCCGCGATCATTTCACCGCGGAAACCGATCTGTGGGACATGCTGATGCGGATCGCCGCAGAGCGCAAACGCCGTGAGATCGATCCGACGATCGCGTTGCTGAACGAACTCGCCGGTCGGCTGGCGAAGGACGATACGGCGCCGGCGCATGTCCGCGAGCGGATCGGCCGGATGCATGAGTTCCTGTCGACGCTCGGCACTTGGTACGATCAGGTCCGCGTGCTGCCCAAGTCGACGCTGGTCACGCTGATGAAGCTGGGCGGCAGCGTCGCCCGGCTGATCCCAGGACGTAAGTCCAGCCCCAATGACTAG
- a CDS encoding fatty acid desaturase, whose amino-acid sequence MPWLAASFLLADRRLWPLAAIASFMFFLTALRLNHEAIHGNLGFRKSGHRLVLHGLSALMLGSNTAVAFNHLRHHRHLGTTEDVEGACGRMTLWQVLLEGPCFPLRMHMEAWRHGGASLRRRMTIDLSSNVMLTGAALATMAPALLYHVGAMIVAQCLTALFAVWITHRECTDEEIARTQSSAVVNFLTYNMFLHLEHHLFPAVPVRRLGILARRIAAAQPELASKAQQVLPPFRIPDAVARIARRA is encoded by the coding sequence GTGCCGTGGCTGGCGGCGAGTTTTCTCCTTGCCGACCGACGGCTCTGGCCGCTTGCGGCGATCGCTTCCTTCATGTTCTTTCTTACCGCACTGCGGCTCAACCATGAGGCGATCCACGGCAATTTGGGCTTTCGCAAGTCTGGACATCGCCTTGTCCTGCACGGACTGAGTGCGCTGATGCTGGGATCGAATACTGCGGTCGCGTTCAATCATCTGCGCCACCACCGGCACTTGGGAACAACGGAGGATGTCGAGGGTGCGTGCGGGCGAATGACCCTATGGCAGGTTCTTCTCGAAGGGCCGTGCTTTCCGCTGCGCATGCACATGGAAGCCTGGCGCCATGGCGGCGCGAGCCTGCGACGGCGGATGACGATCGATCTGAGTTCCAATGTTATGCTGACCGGCGCCGCTTTGGCGACGATGGCCCCGGCCCTGCTCTATCATGTCGGTGCGATGATCGTGGCACAGTGCCTGACGGCACTATTCGCGGTGTGGATCACGCATCGAGAATGCACGGACGAAGAGATTGCCCGCACGCAGTCTTCCGCGGTTGTCAATTTCCTGACCTACAACATGTTCTTGCACCTCGAACATCATCTGTTCCCCGCAGTGCCGGTGCGGCGCCTTGGGATACTGGCGCGGCGCATCGCAGCCGCACAGCCGGAATTGGCGTCGAAGGCGCAGCAGGTCCTGCCACCTTTCAGGATTCCCGATGCGGTTGCTAGGATAGCGCGCCGCGCTTAG
- the trmFO gene encoding methylenetetrahydrofolate--tRNA-(uracil(54)-C(5))-methyltransferase (FADH(2)-oxidizing) TrmFO, with product MTYDIQIIGGGLAGSEAAWQLAEAGFRVKLSEMRGSGEKTPAHHTDGLAELVCSNSFRSDDATSNAVGLIHQEMRTLGSLILREGDIHKVPAGSALAVDRDAFSEGVTAAIMAHPNITVVRERVDVIPTDGPVIIATGPLTAAPLAASIGAATGADALAFFDAIAPIVHFDSIDMDTAWFQSRWNKGEGKDYINCAMDKETYHTFVQALVDGEKTEFREWEKDTPYFEGCMPIEVMAERGPETLRFGPMKGVGLDDPRTGRWPYAVVQLRQDNASGTLWNIVGFQTKLKHAEQVRLFRTIPGLENAEFARLGGLHRNTFIRSPELLDPTLRLKSMPNVRFAGQITGCEGYIESAAIGLIAGRFAAAELKGETLAPPPVATALGALLHHITGAAEAETYQPMNVNFGLFPPIPGRTKKADRKKMYTDRAREALGEWLAA from the coding sequence ATGACTTATGACATTCAGATTATCGGCGGCGGGCTGGCGGGATCGGAGGCGGCTTGGCAGTTGGCGGAAGCTGGCTTCCGCGTGAAGCTGTCGGAGATGCGTGGTTCGGGTGAGAAGACGCCGGCGCATCATACGGACGGGTTGGCGGAACTGGTCTGTTCGAACAGTTTCCGGTCGGACGATGCGACGAGCAACGCGGTCGGGCTGATCCATCAGGAGATGCGCACGCTGGGGTCGCTGATCCTGCGCGAGGGCGATATCCACAAGGTGCCGGCGGGATCCGCGCTGGCAGTGGACCGGGATGCGTTCTCGGAAGGGGTGACTGCAGCCATAATGGCGCATCCCAACATCACCGTCGTCCGCGAACGAGTCGATGTGATCCCGACCGACGGCCCCGTGATCATCGCCACCGGCCCGCTGACCGCGGCGCCGCTTGCTGCGAGCATCGGCGCGGCGACGGGGGCGGACGCGCTCGCTTTCTTCGACGCGATCGCGCCGATCGTCCATTTCGACAGCATCGACATGGACACCGCATGGTTCCAGTCGCGCTGGAACAAGGGCGAGGGCAAGGATTACATCAACTGCGCGATGGACAAGGAGACGTATCACACGTTCGTCCAGGCGCTGGTCGATGGCGAGAAGACCGAGTTCCGGGAGTGGGAAAAAGACACGCCCTATTTCGAAGGCTGTATGCCGATCGAGGTGATGGCGGAACGTGGGCCCGAAACATTGCGCTTCGGGCCGATGAAGGGTGTCGGACTGGACGATCCGCGGACCGGGCGCTGGCCCTATGCCGTCGTGCAGTTGCGGCAGGACAATGCCAGCGGGACGTTGTGGAACATCGTGGGCTTCCAGACCAAGCTGAAGCATGCCGAGCAGGTGCGGCTGTTCCGGACGATCCCCGGACTGGAGAATGCCGAGTTCGCGCGGTTGGGCGGGTTGCACCGGAATACGTTCATCAGGTCGCCCGAACTGCTCGACCCGACGCTGCGGCTGAAATCCATGCCAAACGTGCGGTTCGCGGGACAGATTACCGGGTGCGAGGGCTATATCGAAAGTGCGGCAATCGGGCTGATCGCGGGTCGCTTCGCCGCTGCGGAGTTGAAGGGCGAGACGCTGGCCCCGCCCCCGGTCGCGACCGCGCTGGGCGCGTTGCTGCACCACATTACGGGCGCGGCGGAGGCAGAGACGTATCAGCCGATGAACGTGAACTTCGGGCTGTTCCCACCGATCCCAGGCCGGACCAAGAAGGCCGATCGCAAGAAGATGTATACCGACCGCGCGCGCGAGGCGTTGGGGGAATGGCTGGCGGCTTAA